In Musa acuminata AAA Group cultivar baxijiao chromosome BXJ2-8, Cavendish_Baxijiao_AAA, whole genome shotgun sequence, one genomic interval encodes:
- the LOC135620413 gene encoding PWWP domain-containing protein 5-like translates to MPDPSSAVSAPVAATEPEKPTPEAVATAFEVAIDLEAESTNGEGAADKDAAQSLAIEVTGARNGIGGSGRAVDVDAEVAAKVGAREMVTEENVDMTDVGEAKVVMEVGAEVAEVELLDEKVADKGHVLTAECGAESDADVGGVGDHDVHVQEQEPPERRKRGRPRRATIEDGLHARFLHPFQDEKKDGFTVSDLVWGKDGFTMYMSGQIFDAADASATALNAQKEGRFLVVYFGEKTFAWCDKSHLKPFQTCFTHLEKKGSPDAFGTAVNDALGEVSRIIELGMTCGCLSDEAYAMLKDRKFQNAGVREGTYGSSVDKSWIMNSFEPKKLIDYVQILAMSPCSGADRLDLVIAKAHLKAFRRSNGHLEPCVFVLGQGLENDDVSSPAMARNHGEDNVDLSALDSPDSGSWKQKPWDSWGKSRKKLVLEDRRKKRSLSELMGVKSFTCNADGFRSGSGTRESLGSSGRRQKVDNSCPAVSGKGKMKKLNSLRDLTTQSSNQTKQLKVRGSNGWVRGEKLQSPTMIKKSLADWKHRSAVPDYPNVQVRSPRVKEGDLTDSSSCEMLSHLCLAARNPLETYSFLDTTVRFFTKFIDWLVSSSSENKRLPDVIGGKQSRRRLSRIKKVSLDLATPDYIQDSYWSDIIICNNFDEEHGSEGRKRTGRSRAKRPKKKKRKKRKEQPKLFFSSVSMPKAEQYL, encoded by the coding sequence ATGCCTGATCCCTCCTCCGCTGTCTCCGCCCCAGTTGCTGCGACCGAGCCCGAGAAGCCTACGCCGGAAGCCGTCGCGACAGCCTTTGAGGTGGCCATCGATCTGGAAGCGGaatcaacaaatggagaaggcgcAGCAGACAAAGATGCGGCGCAGAGCTTGGCGATCGAGGTTACAGGAGCGCGAAATGGAATTGGAGGCTCGGGTCGTGCAGTTGACGTTGATGCGGAAGTTGCTGCAAAGGTGGGAGCACGAGAGATGGTAACGGAAGAGAATGTCGATATGACCGATGTGGGCGAGGCGAAGGTTGTCATGGAAGTGGGAGCAGAGGTTGCAGAGGTCGAGCTGCTCGATGAAAAGGTGGCGGATAAAGGTCACGTTCTTACTGCTGAGTGTGGTGCGGAGTCCGATGCAGATGTAGGTGGTGTCGGAGACCACGATGTACATGTGCAGGAACAAGAACCACCCGAAAGGAGGAAGAGAGGGCGGCCGCGGCGTGCTACCATAGAGGATGGTCTACATGCTAGGTTTttgcatccctttcaagatgAGAAGAAGGATGGATTCACGGTCTCGGACTTGGTGTGGGGTAAGGATGGATTCACGATGTACATGTCTGGGCAGATATTTGATGCGGCGGATGCATCGGCAACGGCGTTGAATGCTCAGAAGGAGGGCCGCTTTCTGGTAGTCTACTTTGGCGAGAAAACTTTTGCTTGGTGCGATAAGTCCCACTTGAAGCCCTTCCAGACATGCTTCACACATTTGGAGAAGAAGGGTAGCCCAGATGCATTTGGTACTGCGGTAAATGATGCACTAGGAGAGGTTTCTAGGATTATAGAGCTGGGAATGACATGCGGTTGTTTAAGTGACGAAGCTTATGCTATGCTTAAGGACAGAAAGTTTCAGAATGCTGGGGTTCGGGAAGGGACATATGGTTCTTCTGTTGACAAATCTTGGATCATGAATTCTTTTGAACCCAAAAAATTAATTGACTATGTGCAGATTTTAGCTATGTCCCCATGTAGTGGGGCTGATCGCTTGGATCTGGTTATAGCAAAAGCTCATCTGAAAGCGTTTCGTCGATCAAATGGGCATCTGGAACCTTGTGTATTTGTCCTGGGTCAAGGGCTAGAGAATGATGATGTGAGTTCACCAGCTATGGCAAGAAATCATGGTGAGgacaatgttgatttgtccgCTTTAGATTCACCAGATTCTGGTTCTTGGAAGCAGAAGCCATGGGACAGTTGGGGAAAATCTAGGAAGAAACTTGTTTTGGAGGACCGTAGAAAAAAGAGGAGCTTGTCTGAGCTAATGGGTGTGAAAAGCTTTACTTGTAATGCAGATGGTTTTAGAAGTGGGTCTGGAACAAGAGAGTCTTTGGGCTCATCAGGTAGGAGACAAAAGGTTGATAATTCTTGTCCTGCTGTCTCAGGAAAGGGTAAGATGAAAAAGCTCAACTCTCTTAGGGATCTGACAACACAGTCTTCAAATCAAACTAAACAGCTTAAGGTTCGAGGAAGCAATGGATGGGTCAGAGGAGAGAAACTTCAATCACCCACTATGATAAAAAAGAGTCTAGCCGACTGGAAACATAGAAGTGCTGTTCCTGATTATCCTAATGTGCAAGTGAGGAGCCCAAGAGTAAAAGAAGGTGACTTAACGGACTCCTCCTCTTGTGAAATGCTCTCACATCTGTGCTTAGCTGCAAGGAATCCTCTTGAAACATATAGTTTCCTGGATACAACTGTCAGGTTCTTCACTAAATTCATTGATTGGCTGGTTTCTAGTTCTTCCGAGAATAAGAGATTGCCAGATGTCATTGGTGGTAAACAGAGTAGGAGAAGGTTGTCAAGAATTAAGAAAGTCTCTCTGGATTTGGCTACACCTGACTACATTCAAGACTCATATTGGTCCGATATTATTATTTGCAACAACTTTGATGAAGAACATGGATCTGAGGGTCGAAAAAGAACTGGACGATCGCGGGCAAAgagaccgaagaagaagaagaggaagaagcgcAAAGAGCAACCAAAATTATTCTTTTCATCGGTCTCTATGCCAAAGGCTGAACAATATCTGTAG